One window of the Labilibaculum sp. genome contains the following:
- a CDS encoding periplasmic heavy metal sensor, with translation MNKANKIWMWLALILLAVNLSTIGSFWYHMQQEKKIVENKVEMPDEFRTRFLKEQLGLDEEKRIIFRSLNRKYNQDANQIMNQLNGLRQEMVQQLGNKNCDTLELKNIAGEIGEMHRELKLATVQFYLDMKSELNEEQQAKLFDLFSRLLQKDEEVKTPKGRRRGWGHGNGPGGRNQ, from the coding sequence ATGAATAAAGCGAATAAAATTTGGATGTGGCTGGCTTTAATTTTACTGGCAGTTAATTTGTCAACGATTGGTTCGTTTTGGTATCACATGCAGCAGGAGAAGAAAATTGTTGAAAATAAGGTGGAAATGCCGGATGAATTCAGAACAAGGTTTCTTAAAGAGCAATTGGGATTGGATGAGGAGAAGAGGATTATTTTTCGATCGCTGAACAGGAAGTACAATCAGGATGCGAATCAGATCATGAATCAGTTGAATGGCTTGCGGCAGGAAATGGTTCAGCAATTGGGAAATAAAAATTGCGATACTCTGGAACTGAAAAATATTGCCGGTGAGATTGGCGAGATGCATAGGGAGTTGAAATTGGCAACCGTTCAGTTTTATTTGGATATGAAGAGTGAATTGAATGAAGAGCAGCAGGCCAAATTATTCGATTTGTTTAGTCGGTTGCTGCAAAAGGATGAAGAGGTGAAAACACCGAAAGGCAGAAGAAGAGGCTGGGGACATGGCAATGGTCCCGGTGGTAGAAATCAATAG